Sequence from the Desulfotignum phosphitoxidans DSM 13687 genome:
CCCCAGGCTGACGCACATCCAGAATGGTAATTTCATCCGGATCATGATCTGATATCATCTGTTTTGTTTCGTTGAAGTCTTTGGATTTGACCGGTGTCAAAAACTGCATCCATTTCATAGGCTCACCTTCCTTATTATCTATTTGACGGGTCCGGCCGATACTGCGTAAAGCAGGACACTGCCATGATTCAAACCCAGCAGGGCAGCCGCTTCTTTGTCATACATGGCTCCGATCCCGCAGCATCCCAGCCCCAGCTCCTGGGCCGCCATATACAGCCGCTGGCCGACCCGGCCCGCATGCATCATCACATACCGGTACCCCCTGGCACCCAGGGCGGCTTCCATGGCTGCCAGATCCGCCACAAACAAAAAATTCATGGCGGCCCGGCCGATCCAGGCCTGGTCCAGGCAGACCCGGGCCAGATCCATGGCCGAAACACCGGTCTGCCGGCAGGCCAGGGTAGCCCCATCCTTGGAGAACGCATACAGCCCGGGGGCCAGTCCTTCCATGTTTCGGCTGATCATTGCCATTTCAAGGAATCCGCTGGCTGCGGCCCCGGTTTCATCCGGGTCCTGTCCGGCAAAGATCCGGGTGAATACCCGGTTTAAAAAGGCCGCCCACACCGGTTCAGGCAGGTTTTGAGAAGAAAAATTGCGGCGGGAGCGCCGGTGGGTGACGGCATGAAAAAAAGACTTGGTTTCAAATGGTCCCGGGTCGGGCACCGGCCGCATCCGGTCCGGTTTCCGGGCAAACACATGCGTGGCCGAATCAACCGCCGGGGACCGGGCAATGGAGATACCTGCCTGATACGCCTCTTTCAGTATGTCATAAATCACCGGCGTGGCCGGTTCAGGGCCGGATTTTGCCGGGTGAAACGGTTTTAAATCAGATCCCGGACCAGCGGCAATTCCGGGCCCCAGAGAGACACAGGCCAGCGGCACTTCCAGAGAATCATCCAGATTCAGGCCCTGAATCAGACAGGAATCTTTAAAATCATACTTAATCCGGCCCCGGACTCCCACGGCCCGGGCCGCCTGAACAACGGCTTCGGCCAGGTGACCCGCATCCAGCAGCAGATACCGAAAAGCCCTTTCCCGGTATTTCCAGGCGGAATGATAAAAAATCCCGGTAATGATCAGGCAGGCCTCTGCCGGGTCTGGATCCGAAAAAAAGATTTCCGGGCCCAGGGGCCGGGGATTGATTCTGCCCAGAAACCCCTGGATCGTATCACAATAATACAAACCTGTCTCAATATCATCAATCTTATGGGTTGACAGATACATCTGACACGGATACAGACCTCCTGCCGACGGCACACTCCGGAACAGCAATCCCCGGCTTCGGTCCGCCAGAGTCACCCCATAAGACAGGCCAAGGATCTGGGAAACGGTTTCCAGGTTCACGGGTTCATCACACGACACCTGATCGCCCAGCACCTGGCTCACCGTGGGATCAGGGGCATTGAACCCCTCATCTTTGTTCCGTCCCAGAATGGTGCCGGTTCCCTGCTTCAGCGAAATCCGTTCCTGATATTCATAGGTTTTAAAGGGTGCCGGATATCTTGAAAAATCCAGTGAATGGGGAGAAATCCGGTAACGGACATGGCTGGTGTAGTCATGGTACCGGACAGCCGACACAGGCGGATCAGGACTTGTCCGACCCATCATCCTCCTGGACA
This genomic interval carries:
- a CDS encoding SagB/ThcOx family dehydrogenase gives rise to the protein MMGRTSPDPPVSAVRYHDYTSHVRYRISPHSLDFSRYPAPFKTYEYQERISLKQGTGTILGRNKDEGFNAPDPTVSQVLGDQVSCDEPVNLETVSQILGLSYGVTLADRSRGLLFRSVPSAGGLYPCQMYLSTHKIDDIETGLYYCDTIQGFLGRINPRPLGPEIFFSDPDPAEACLIITGIFYHSAWKYRERAFRYLLLDAGHLAEAVVQAARAVGVRGRIKYDFKDSCLIQGLNLDDSLEVPLACVSLGPGIAAGPGSDLKPFHPAKSGPEPATPVIYDILKEAYQAGISIARSPAVDSATHVFARKPDRMRPVPDPGPFETKSFFHAVTHRRSRRNFSSQNLPEPVWAAFLNRVFTRIFAGQDPDETGAAASGFLEMAMISRNMEGLAPGLYAFSKDGATLACRQTGVSAMDLARVCLDQAWIGRAAMNFLFVADLAAMEAALGARGYRYVMMHAGRVGQRLYMAAQELGLGCCGIGAMYDKEAAALLGLNHGSVLLYAVSAGPVK